In the genome of Colwellia sp. PAMC 21821, the window TCATGCCCAGTTGGTTTCAAAAATGGTACCGATGGTACGATTAAAGTCGCCATTGATGCGATTGGTGCTGCCAGTGCTTCACATCACTTCCTTTCTGTGACTAAATATGGTCATTCGGCTATAGTAGAAACAACGGGGAATGAAGATTGCCATATAATTTTACGTGGTGGTAGAAAAACAAACTTTGACGCTGAAAGTGTTAAAGCCGTAACTGAGCAGTTAGATAAATCGGGTTTAAATACCAACATTATGATCGATTTTAGTCATGCTAACAGTAGTAAGAAGTTTGAAAATCAAATGTTAGTGTGTCGTGATGTTTGCGATCAAATGAGTAGCGGTAATAAAAATATTTTTGGTGTCATGGTAGAAAGCCATTTAGTAGAAGGTCGTCAAGACTTAGCTCTTGGTGAAAAAGGCACCTATGGCCAAAGTATCACGGATGCTTGTATCGGTTGGCAAGATACTGAAACGTTATTGGCTGAACTTGACCAAGCTGTAACTCAGCGTCGCGCTTTGTAGTAACCAACAATATAAAAAATACCCATGTAAAATAGCCTATTTTGCAACGCCAGTCAGTTAACCACTGACTGGCGTTTTTCGTTATATCGAATCTACATTGCTTTAGAGTAAACAATGCTAATCAGCACTTTTTGTTTCAGTTATTAAAAATAACCTGTCCATGCATTTGGTCAGTATGATATTAATTCAGCTATCACTTCTCTTTATAAAAACACCATTTATCGTTGAAAAACATCCACTCATCGCTGTTAATTGGGCCTAATGTAAAGCAGTGTAAAGAATATTGTTTGCCGGATTACCCAGTCATACTATAGTGAATTATTAAGGTATTAAAATTGTAATTATACGAGTGAGTATTTTTTGAAGTTTCGTTCAAAGCAAGGCTGCAGGTTAAGCGAGCTAGTTAATGTAAGCATCTCTGGCAAAATATTAAGGAAAAAACGTTGAAAAATACTAAGCATATTTTAGTACTTGCTATGTCAATGATAATCAGTGGTTGTAGCACCCCCAGCGGTTTGTCTGATAATAAAACGCTGAATGCTATTGAACAGAATATGCCAGAAAATTGGCAAGCAAACACTTCGCAAGAAAACAATTGGCAAGTAAACAAAGCAAAACCTGCTGCCGAAAACCTAGTTGCTGATGGTTGGTTAAAGCGCTTTAACGATAAAGCTTTAGAGCAAATGGTCGCCCACGCGTTACAAAAAAATTATCAACTTGCCGCTGACCGCAAAACTGTTGAACTTGCTAAAGAGCGTTTAAATGTCAGTGCTGCATCTGATTTTCCAGAATTATCATTATCAATAGATAACGCCAGAATTAAGCAAGTAACGGACAGTGGGGTAAGTTATCAAACGAATGCTGATATTAGTCTCAACTTAGGTTATGAAGTCGACTTGTGGGGGAAATTGTCTGACCAACAAAATCAGAATCGTTTAGATTATGCTGCTGCGCAAGCGAATTATCAGTATAATAAGCTCACTTTAGTGGCCAATATTACGAAAGCCTGGTTTGATTTAACAAAAGCACAGCAATTGCTAGATTTATATCAAGAGCGTTCAGATAACTTACAACGTAATTTATTGATGATTCAATCATCATATCAGTTAGGGTTAAACGATGCGCTTGATGTCTACCTTACTAAAAATACAGTAAACCAAGAGCTTGCTCGTGTAGCTCAGCAAGAACAAAGCATCAAGGTAAGCAGTAGGGTGCTTGAGTTGCTGATTGGGGATTATCCGTTAGCTAAAAAAATAGCGGAGCGAAATCTACCCTACATAGATGAAGAAATTAATCTTGGCTTACCTGCGCAATTATTAACGCGCCGGTCAGATATTCAAGCAGGTTGGTTAGAGCTATTAGCCTTAGATGCGGGTTTAGCCGTGGCGCACAAACAACGTTTTCCTAGTTTTAATTTAAATGCCGGTGTTAGTGACAATGCCAGCGAATTAACTCATTTACTCGATGGTGGTGCGTTAGCTTGGTCGCTTCTTGGCAGTATATCAACACCGTTATTTAATGCAGGAAGACTTGAATCACTGGAACAACAAGCAAAACTGACGGTTGAACAAAAAGAGCAACAATATTTACAGCAAGTTTATCAAGCGTTTGCTGATGTTGAGAATAATATTAGCGAACGGGAATCACTTAATCGGCAATATGCTTATTACCTTAAAGCACAAGAGAATGCTTTAGCGGCAGAAAAATTGTCATTTGATCAATACTTACGGGGCTTAGTGACTTATACCACTGTATTAGAGGCTCAGCGTCGATCTTTTGATGCACAAACCACCGTTATCGAATTAACTAATCAGTTATTACAAAATAGAGTTGAAACATACCTAGCATTAGGTGGCGACTATTTTAGTGTCACGAACCCAGTACAGCAAAAATCCCAAAGCCAAGGTAACTCATTTCCCGCACCGTTAACTAACCTCATACGTATGGAAAAATAATGTCGTTAAAATTTAAAAAACTACTGCCAATCATTGTTTTATTATCGCTCTTATTCGCTGCGTATATCGTTACCAGTAATCCGCCTTCAGCAAAGCGAGGTCAGCCCAGTGCAACACCACAGATCAGTGTCGAAGTTGCAAAATTAATACGAAACGATCTTGCTATTGGGATCGATAGTTATGGCACGATAAAACCGCGTACTCAGAGTGTGTTATTACCTCAAGTGTCAGGACAAATTATCAGTATTAATCCTAAATTTAGAGCGGGCGGATTTTTCGAAGAAGGCGATATTTTACTTCAATTGGATCAAAGAGATTTACTCGCTGAAGTTAAAATTGCTCAAGCAAATTTATTTAGTGCACAACAGAGTTTTAGCGAAGAGCAAGCCCGAGTAGAGCAGGCAGAGCA includes:
- a CDS encoding efflux transporter outer membrane subunit translates to MKNTKHILVLAMSMIISGCSTPSGLSDNKTLNAIEQNMPENWQANTSQENNWQVNKAKPAAENLVADGWLKRFNDKALEQMVAHALQKNYQLAADRKTVELAKERLNVSAASDFPELSLSIDNARIKQVTDSGVSYQTNADISLNLGYEVDLWGKLSDQQNQNRLDYAAAQANYQYNKLTLVANITKAWFDLTKAQQLLDLYQERSDNLQRNLLMIQSSYQLGLNDALDVYLTKNTVNQELARVAQQEQSIKVSSRVLELLIGDYPLAKKIAERNLPYIDEEINLGLPAQLLTRRSDIQAGWLELLALDAGLAVAHKQRFPSFNLNAGVSDNASELTHLLDGGALAWSLLGSISTPLFNAGRLESLEQQAKLTVEQKEQQYLQQVYQAFADVENNISERESLNRQYAYYLKAQENALAAEKLSFDQYLRGLVTYTTVLEAQRRSFDAQTTVIELTNQLLQNRVETYLALGGDYFSVTNPVQQKSQSQGNSFPAPLTNLIRMEK